From a region of the Deinobacterium chartae genome:
- a CDS encoding SpoIID/LytB domain-containing protein encodes MHRLITLLIALLGLALGGALAQPLTVRVLVAQSASLPLEIPFTHSVRYPDGRLLYQSPTPVRWALTVLPNGHIGINDQDSGSAMLYFPDPGPGTYMTVGSARYRGGMALRAENGRLQVINVVDIEDYLRSVVPAEMPPSWPLEALKAQAIIARTYAVARISPQAAYDLCATEKCQVYSGVSRENPNSDRAVADTRGQLVAWQGQAAQTYFSSDSGGYTASSAEVWGGARPYLVSKPDPASQGPHSRWTLSVPLERVAQIAAGYGARVGTLRAVTVARYSESGRPQEIRLEGSAGSARIAGGEAGGFVRSLGARSTRVTLAVEGDSLTVTGSGSGHGVGLSQYGANGLAALGWNYAQILGFYYPGAHLGNYAVADAGSAPSIVAQAELPSRALPYLTAGR; translated from the coding sequence TGCGCGTGCTGGTCGCCCAGAGTGCCAGCCTGCCGCTCGAGATTCCGTTTACGCACAGCGTCCGCTACCCGGACGGCCGCCTGCTCTACCAGAGCCCCACCCCGGTCCGCTGGGCCCTGACCGTACTGCCCAACGGCCACATCGGCATCAACGACCAGGACTCGGGCAGTGCGATGCTGTACTTTCCCGACCCCGGACCCGGCACGTACATGACCGTGGGCAGCGCACGCTACCGCGGCGGGATGGCCCTGCGCGCCGAAAACGGACGCCTGCAGGTCATCAACGTGGTGGACATCGAAGACTACCTGCGCAGCGTGGTGCCCGCCGAGATGCCGCCCAGCTGGCCCCTCGAGGCGCTCAAGGCCCAGGCGATCATCGCCCGCACCTACGCGGTCGCCCGCATTTCCCCGCAGGCCGCCTACGACCTGTGCGCCACCGAGAAATGCCAGGTGTACAGCGGGGTGAGCCGCGAAAATCCCAACAGCGACCGCGCGGTAGCGGACACCCGCGGCCAACTGGTCGCGTGGCAGGGGCAGGCGGCCCAGACCTACTTCTCCAGCGACAGCGGCGGCTACACCGCTTCGAGCGCCGAGGTATGGGGCGGTGCCCGGCCCTACCTGGTCTCCAAGCCGGACCCGGCCTCGCAGGGACCGCATAGCCGCTGGACCCTCAGCGTGCCGCTCGAACGCGTGGCGCAGATCGCGGCGGGCTACGGCGCCCGGGTCGGCACCCTGCGCGCGGTGACGGTCGCCCGCTACAGCGAATCCGGGCGTCCGCAGGAAATCCGCCTCGAGGGAAGTGCGGGGAGTGCCCGGATTGCGGGCGGTGAGGCGGGCGGCTTTGTGCGCTCGCTGGGTGCGCGCTCGACCCGGGTGACGCTGGCGGTAGAGGGCGACAGCCTCACGGTGACCGGCAGCGGCAGCGGACACGGCGTGGGGCTGTCGCAGTACGGCGCCAACGGTCTGGCCGCTCTGGGCTGGAACTACGCGCAAATCCTGGGGTTTTACTACCCGGGTGCGCATCTGGGCAACTACGCGGTGGCGGACGCAGGGAGCGCGCCGAGCATCGTCGCGCAGGCCGAGTTGCCCTCCCGGGCGCTGCCGTACCTGACCGCTGGCCGCTGA